GTCCAGACCCAGGTAATTAGCCCGGGCACCTGTAGCGATAATTACCGCCAAGGCTTCTACGGGTTCTCCATTAGACGGGGTTACTTTGTAAGGATGAGAAGAGAGGTCGACGTCAACCACATCATCTGTGACAACCTTGGTACCAAAGTTTTTGGCTTGTTGCCGCATCAGTTCCATTAGTTCTGGACCGCTCACTCCATGACCAGTGTGGGGAGCCATGTATTTGCGTTTCGATTCCTCAATGGAATCATTCAGGTAAGACTCCAGATTACCCGCAGGAAACCCTGGATAATTCTCGACTTCGGTTGTTAAAGCCAACTGACCGAGGGGAAGTGTTCCCTGTAAACGGTTTTCTTCAGTCACTGCTCCTTCGAAGCACAATGGCTCGAGATTGGCACGAGATGTATAAATGCAGGCTGCCCAGGCAGCGGGCCCTGATCCGATCACGACAACTTTTTCTGGCACGATTGATATCCTCCTGAGATGCATTCTTCTTGACTGATGAGTTTGAGACAAACCTACAGTACATGAATCTGCCAGTGGAATGGAATTGGTAAATACAGCCAGCATACGAACCTGGCGTGTGTCACAATCCTACTGAAGTTGGGGCAGGAATTCCAGAAGCCGGGAGGACCGGTTTAGGTGCTGAGACGGAAAAGAGGAAACAAAAAAAGGTGCTCCAAAACACCGAAGTGAATGGAGCACCTTTTCTGTGCTGAATGGAGCAAGTGCGGGCCAACGCTTGCCACCATCGCTGCCATAAGTACATTGCACAAGCTGTACCACTCAATATTTTTCCCTCATTTTTATCCCTAAGATCCTGATATATAGTCTTTTAGAGTTTTAAATAATTTTTAGCCGTTTTGAGGCCATTCCTGAATCCGTTGCATAATGCAACATTAGTTGCAAAATCAAACAGTGCAAAATGCAACACACGCTGCTGCGGGGCACTTTTCCAAGATTTGGCGATCGGAGTCTTGCTATTCCGGAGCTGGTTTTCATATTGTGAACCACAAACTGACCTGATCGGTCTAGAATCATATAAGTAAATGACTTATCTCCTGGCCAGGTTGCCGGGACCGCTACATGTATCAAGGAGAGTACCGTGTCGAATGCGTCGCCAGCACGGCCGAAAAAGTTTACCGTCCCCCGTTTCATCGCCGCCAAACAGAAACAACAGAAAATTACGATGCTGACAGCCTACGATTATCTGTCCGCAAAAATTCTGGATGAAGCAGGATTAGACTGCCTCCTGGTAGGAGACACTTTAGGAATGGTCGTGCAGGGCAAGAGCACAACACTGCCCGTGACCGTCGATCAGATGATCTATCATGGTGAAATGGTGGTCCGAGCCGTTCAGCGGGCTATGGTGATCGTCGATATGCCTTTCATGTCGTTCCACGTTTCTCCCGCTCAGGCATTGGAGAATGCCGGCCGGATTCTTAAAGAGACCGGTGCTGACGCCGTCAAACTTGAAGGGGGCGTGAACCAGGCTAAAACGATTGAAGCGATTGCCGCCGCAGATATCCCTGTGATGGCTCACCTGGGACTGAAACCTCAATCAGTACGTGCCCTGGGAGGTATGGGGAAAATTCAACGGGACGAAGACCAGTTGATTGCTGATGCCCTGGCAGCAGAACGCGCAGGAGCGTTTGGGATTCTACTCGAAATGATTACGGCTCCCATTGCCAAACGCATCACAGAAACCGTCACAGTTCCCACCATCGGTATCGGATCCGGAGCAGGTTGCGACGGACAGGTGCTTGTCACTCCGGATATGCTGGGTATGAATGCCGAATTTCACCCGAGATTCCTCAAAAAATACGCGGATCTGGCATCAGATATCACGACAGCAGTGCAGGCTTATGCCAGTGAGGTTCGGGAAGGCACCTTCCCGGATGAATCACACAGCCATATCTGATATTTTTTAATCCATTTATTTAGTGGATTTAGCGGGTAAAACTTTTACCCGCTTTCCCAAAAGATTGTCGATCCCGAGCACGAACATGACCCAGAGAGCTGAAAAAGCTTCTTTCATATTAATTTTGGAACTGCCATACCGACGCTCTTCGAACGTGAAGGGAACTTCCTGAAAGGTACAGCCAACCCTGCGGCAGCGGTAAAGAATTTCTTCCTGAAATGCATATCCTTTAGCACGCAGCAGTTTAAAATCGATCTCAGCCAGTTTCGGAACGCGGTAACAGCGAAAACTGCCGCTGCAATCACGTGATTTCAAGCGTAGTAGCAGTCGAGCATACCAGTTGATGGCACCACTCATGAAATAACGCTTCGGCCCCCAACCCTCGATTTTTCCTCCGGGCACATACCGAGAGCCGATTGCTACATCTGCCTGTTCAGTTGCAGCCACGAGATCAGGCATAAATCGAGGAGGATGGCTGAAGTCGGCATCGAGATTCAGTACCAGATCATAGTGGTTTTCAATTGCATACTGAAAACCGGCAATCGTAGCAGTTCCCAGGCCCAGTTTGCCGCTGCGGTGAATCGAATGAATTCGCGAATCCATCTTCTTGAGCGATTTGACATAATCGCCTGTGCCATCCGGTGAGTTATCATCGATCACCAGAATGGCAGCATAGGGGAGATATTGATGAATCTCCGGAATCAACTGTTCCAGATTTTCCTTCTCATTGTAAGTACATAATGTCACCAGCAGGCGCGGAGTAGCAGATTCATTCATCGGTTTCAGAAGCCCAGCATTCAATCAGTCAAATCATTGGGGGGGAATCAGCAACGGTGTTTGTTGACTTGTAGCAGGCTCAGGAGCAGGAATCAACGGCGCACCCGGGGTATCTTCTGCCCGGGGAAGGGGAGGTAACCCAAGATTGTTGATCTCAGGAAGGGGTTTGGGTGCAGTTGTTTTGTTTTCAGACTCTTTGCGAGCGGGTTGCTGCTTTACAGCCGGAGGGGGCGGTAGCGTTCCAGATATAGGAGCCGAACGCCTTGGTCCCAGAGGTTGAGTCCGGCGTTGAGGCTCAGATTTCTTCGATTCAAATGCCGGGGGCCGCGTATTTGCCGGATTGACGATGTGACCACCGGAAGCTTGATTCTTCTGCGGGACCACCTGCTGACCGGCCTGCTGAACCTTAGGATCC
This genomic stretch from Gimesia sp. harbors:
- the panB gene encoding 3-methyl-2-oxobutanoate hydroxymethyltransferase; translated protein: MSNASPARPKKFTVPRFIAAKQKQQKITMLTAYDYLSAKILDEAGLDCLLVGDTLGMVVQGKSTTLPVTVDQMIYHGEMVVRAVQRAMVIVDMPFMSFHVSPAQALENAGRILKETGADAVKLEGGVNQAKTIEAIAAADIPVMAHLGLKPQSVRALGGMGKIQRDEDQLIADALAAERAGAFGILLEMITAPIAKRITETVTVPTIGIGSGAGCDGQVLVTPDMLGMNAEFHPRFLKKYADLASDITTAVQAYASEVREGTFPDESHSHI
- a CDS encoding polyprenol monophosphomannose synthase, yielding MNESATPRLLVTLCTYNEKENLEQLIPEIHQYLPYAAILVIDDNSPDGTGDYVKSLKKMDSRIHSIHRSGKLGLGTATIAGFQYAIENHYDLVLNLDADFSHPPRFMPDLVAATEQADVAIGSRYVPGGKIEGWGPKRYFMSGAINWYARLLLRLKSRDCSGSFRCYRVPKLAEIDFKLLRAKGYAFQEEILYRCRRVGCTFQEVPFTFEERRYGSSKINMKEAFSALWVMFVLGIDNLLGKRVKVLPAKSTK